The Pocillopora verrucosa isolate sample1 chromosome 14, ASM3666991v2, whole genome shotgun sequence genome has a segment encoding these proteins:
- the LOC136278085 gene encoding E3 ubiquitin-protein ligase TRIM71-like, with protein sequence MDVQQLFTSLKKEAECPLCLETVKDPKTLPCLHSFCLRCIDKHAGYAKRKLETTIKCPVCQACFQIPEGDSFGGLPTSFHLNRLVDLLALRDGSEETQRCSSCEDNNTATCYCFVCQNFLCKDCFDAHQRLKATRGHRNVLIDNLQVQDVEELMHRPAMCAKKYHENEPLDYYCQDCSVCICHKCSIVSHNRHSLVDLQEAVEEQKMQMTQVFARVKEKLVIVESKISEQTELMNKSEEEICAAEEKVTKVVQEIIRVAKEHETAVKTKLAEMKVTQQRNYAAEIGNVQLLAAQLKSSVEYGENIVQRSIGPEILQAGHAVLGRCEELLTTQDIEVCKPQHVVYCVNLEAMNTVRGLVPGQVFETNRDPSQASAEGRGLIEAEAGTETSFTVTTRDSKGSQCYDEQDQLTVIVRSQKGEEEETKIDDCKNGTYVARYKPKSVGLHDICVEVNGQPLTGSPWRVQATGHQYKVIHSFGSRGTGPGQFEGLGSIAVNKRNGKIAIADLNRVYLFDREWKYLRTIGDKGSHAKRITFPRSVEFTTSDEVIVIHGEILEPCKMLLFTEHGDFIKVISQHLINPLSVSVRDDGHMIVCDWGDKSVKVLSPDGTGLVQSFKEPRSFSNPVLAVYHEDKFFVSFVSFNYINVFNNEGLYLYDISKEELCAGILFFSKKFTIDAFNNLIVCDKNNNRRFQVFSLDGKFVYSFNIEEIKCPSFVAAFEDNKLLVCDVEKHVVHVLQ encoded by the coding sequence ATGGATGTTCAACAGCTGTTTACAAGCCTCAAGAAGGAAGCCGAGTGTCCATTGTGTTTAGAAACAGTCAAAGATCCCAAGACACTGCCATGTCTACACTCATTTTGCCTGCGGTGTATCGACAAACACGCAGGATATGCAAAAAGAAAGTTAGAAACGACGATCAAATGTCCAGTTTGTCAGGCTTGCTTTCAGATCCCTGAGGGAGACTCGTTTGGCGGCCTTCCCACATCTTTTCATCTCAACCGATTGGTGGATCTCCTTGCTCTGAGAGATGGCAGCGAAGAAACTCAGAGATGCAGCAGTTGTGAAGACAACAACACGGCAACTTGCTATTGCTTTGTTTGCCAGAACTTTCTTTGCAAGGATTGTTTTGACGCTCATCAGCGCCTGAAGGCCACAAGAGGTCATCGCAATGTTTTGATCGATAATTTGCAAGTGCAAGATGTGGAGGAGTTGATGCACAGACCCGCCATGTGTGCAAAGAAATATCACGAGAATGAACCGCTTGATTATTATTGTCAAGACTGTAGCGTTTGTATTTGCCACAAGTGCAGTATAGTGAGTCATAATCGACATTCTTTAGTAGACTTACAGGAGGCTGTCGAAGAACAAAAGATGCAGATGACGCAAGTCTTTGCCAGAGTTAAGGAAAAACTTGTTATCGTGGAGTCAAAGATATCGGAGCAAACTGAACTCATGAATAAAAGCGAAGAAGAAATCTGCGCCGCTGAAGAGAAGGTCACGAAAGTTGTGCAAGAAATTATTCGAGTTGCGAAGGAACATGAAACGGCTGTAAAAACTAAGCTGGCAGAAATGAAAGTCACGCAACAAAGGAATTACGCAGCAGAAATAGGAAATGTTCAGTTACTTGCGGCTCAGCTTAAGAGTTCTGTCGAATATGGTGAAAATATCGTACAACGAAGCATCGGTCCTGAAATTCTGCAAGCAGGACATGCTGTGCTTGGTCGATGCGAGGAACTTTTAACCACACAGGATATTGAAGTATGTAAACCTCAACATGTAGTCTATTGTGTAAATTTGGAAGCTATGAATACTGTCAGAGGCTTGGTTCCGGGTCAAGTATTCGAGACGAACAGGGATCCTTCACAGGCATCGGCAGAAGGAAGAGGTTTAATCGAGGCTGAAGCAGGCACTGAAACTAGCTTTACAGTAACAACGCGAGATTCAAAGGGAAGTCAATGTTATGATGAACAAGACCAACTGACCGTAATAGTCCGCTCTCAAAAAGGAGAAGAGGAGGAAACCAAAATTGATGACTGTAAGAATGGAACCTACGTAGCGCGTTACAAGCCAAAGAGTGTTGGCTTGCATGACATTTGTGTTGAGGTGAATGGCCAACCGCTGACTGGTAGTCCCTGGAGAGTTCAGGCGACTGGTCATCAGTACAAAGTTATTCATTCATTTGGATCACGTGGGACAGGACCGGGACAGTTTGAAGGACTAGGTAGTATTGCagtgaataaaagaaatggaaagattGCCATAGCAGATCTTAACAGAGTTTATTTGTTTGATCGTGAGTGGAAATATCTGAGAACAATAGGAGACAAAGGGTCTCATGCTAAGAGAATCACGTTTCCTCGTTCGGTGGAATTTACAACATCTGATGAAGTCATTGTCATTCATGGAGAGATTTTGGAACCGTGTAAGATGTTATTGTTTACTGAACATGGCGACTTCATTAAAGTCATCAGTCAGCATTTGATAAATCCTTTGTCTGTATCTGTCAGAGATGATGGTCACATGATCGTGTGTGACTGGGGCGACAAGTCAGTCAAAGTCCTCTCCCCTGACGGTACAGGATTAGTACAGTCCTTCAAAGAACCACGCAGTTTTAGTAATCCGGTTCTTGCTGTTTATCATGAAgacaagttttttgtttcatttgtctCATTTAACTATATTAACGTGTTCAACAACGAAGGACTTTATCTGTATGACATTAGCAAGGAGGAACTCTGTGCAGGAATActctttttttctaaaaaattcaCGATTGACGCGTTTAACAATCTGATCGTGTGTGATAAGAACAATAATCGCAGATTTCAAGTGTTTTCTTtagatggaaaatttgtttactCATTCAATATTGAAGAAATTAAATGTCCCTCGTTTGTCGCTGCTTTTGAAGATAATAAGTTGTTGGTTTGCGATGTTGAAAAGCACGTAGTCCATGTTTTGCAGTAG
- the LOC131779252 gene encoding protein phosphatase methylesterase 1-like isoform X1: protein MSELRKEALKSKYVGLPPAPKRPGKSYGTTGGLRRKRDYTPLSWEDYFDSSRDVCVNDKNRFRVYQAGNSGPVLLLLHGGGHSALSWAVFTKSIIRICHCQVLALDLRGHGDTSTEDDSDLSADTLSKDVGNVVQAIYGDSPPSILLVGHSMGGAIAVHVGVQKLLSTSLAGLAVIDVVEGTAMEALSAMQSFLRSRPSSFQSLEEGIEWSIRSGQVHNVESARISMAGQLVRCSGDSEDKVNSECPTSPPLSHACDTISEESEETVNTKASTVVHAGTSQVDTGQKRADERFTWRIDLSKTDQFWEGWFKGMSNLFLSCPVPKLLILAGVDRLDKDLTIGQMQGKFQMQVLPRCGHCVHEDAPDKVAEVLVTFLMRLKLAVTKENFLRPMPAC, encoded by the exons atgtcGGAACTGAGGAAAGAGGCTTTAAAGAGCAAATACGTTGGTTTACCTCCTGCCCCGAAACGACCTGGGAAATCTTACGG AACCACGGGAGGACTGCGACGAAAGCGTGATTACACACCGTTGTCTTGGGAAGATTACTTCGATAGTTCGAGAGATGTTTGTGTCAATGATAAAAAC AGATTTCGAGTTTACCAGGCTGGTAATTCTGGCCCAGTACTATTGTTACTTCATGGTGGAGGGCATTCTGCTTTATCATGGGCTGTCTTTACT aAATCAATCATAAGAATATGTCACTGTCAAGTTCTAGCATTAGATCTCAGAGGCCATG GTGACACATCCACAGAAGATGACTCTGATTTGTCAGCAGATACCTTATCAAA AGATGTTGGAAATGTTGTACAGGCTATCTATGGAGATTCCCCTCCATCCATACTTCTGGTTGGACACAG caTGGGTGGGGCCATTGCTGTTCATGTTGGAGTTCAAAAACTGTTGAGTACCTCTTTAGCTGGACTAGCTGTTATTGATGTAGTGGAAG GGACAGCGATGGAAGCATTGTCTGCTATGCAGTCTTTCCTGAGAAGTAGACCATCTTCGTTTCAATCACTGGAAGAAGGAATAGAATGGAG CATACGAAGTGGCCAGGTCCACAATGTGGAATCAGCGCGTATATCCATGGCTGGACAGTTAGTCAG ATGTAGTGGTGACAGTGAAGATAAAGTAAATAGTGAGTGTCCAACTTCTCCCCCACTGTCACATGCCTGTGATACAATTAGTGAAGAATCTGAAGAAACAGTCAATACAAAGGCTTCGACTGTGGTGCATGCAGGGACTAGTCAGGTGGATACAGGGCAGAAG AGGGCTGATGAGAGATTTACTTGGAGGATTGACTTGTCTAAGACTGATCAGTTTTGGGAAG GCTGGTTTAAAGGCATGTCCAATTTGTTCTTATCGTGTCCTGTTCCAAAGCTTCTCATCTTGGCAG GTGTGGATCGTCTTGACAAAGATCTGACGATTGGTCAAATGCAAG GTAAATTTCAGATGCAAGTATTACCACGCTGCGGTCATTGCGTTCACGAGGATGCCCCGGACAAA GTTGCAGAAGTCTTAGTGACATTTCTAATGCGGCTGAAACTCGCTGTGACAAAGGAGAACTTTCTGAG ACCTATGCCGGCGTGCTAG